A single window of Aphidius gifuensis isolate YNYX2018 linkage group LG1, ASM1490517v1, whole genome shotgun sequence DNA harbors:
- the LOC122856301 gene encoding endocuticle structural protein SgAbd-6-like: MKTVVVLLIVAVMTVHSAPQGNPNEITIIKQEENNSIGVGGYHFSYEQSDGQKREETAELKNEGTENEAISVVGSFSYLGPDGKTYRVDYTADENGFHPTITLA; encoded by the exons atgaAAACG gtAGTGGTTTTGTTGATTGTTGCTGTGATGACAGTCCATTCAGCACCCCAAGGAAATCCaaatgaaataacaataataaaacaagaagaaaataatagtattgGTGTTGGCGGTTATCATTTTAGTTATGAACAAAGTGATGGACAAAAACGTGAAGAAActgctgaattaaaaaatgaaggtACCGAAAATGAGGCAATAAGCGTTGTTGGAAGTTTCAGTTATCTTGGACCTGATGGAAAAACATACAgg gtGGATTATACAGCTGATGAAAAt GGATTCCATCCAACAATTACACTCGCCTAA
- the LOC122856279 gene encoding flexible cuticle protein 12-like, with protein MKMIIAFAAFVAVALAAPVEKDVFLVKESPVDNIGVGGYAYAYELSNGQTHEEKAELKTVQGEEGPVETLVRSGSYSFVDPATNQVYKITYTADENGFHPEGAHIPSV; from the exons ATGAAGATg atCATTGCTTTTGCTGCCTTCGTAGCTGTTGCACTTGCTGCACCAGTTGAAAAAGACGTTTTTCTTGTAAAAGAAAGCCCAGTTGATAATATTGGAGTTGGTGGATACGCTTATGCTTATGAATTATCAAATGGTCAAACTCATGAAGAAAAAGCTGAATTAAAAACAGTTCAGGGTGAAGAAGGTCCAGTAGAAACACTTGTTCGATCAGGAAGCTACTCTTTTGTTGATCCAGCAACAAACCAAGTCTACAAGATCACTTACACTGCTGATGAAAATGGTTTCCATCCAGAAGGAGCTCATATTCCATCAGtttaa
- the LOC122856187 gene encoding 39S ribosomal protein L17, mitochondrial, producing MNQARVSHLVSELKFNVRPKARRLRNIDGPEGRIKKVQKTLTALLKYERLELYYNRGEEVRGYVDRLISEAIRHGPSHKETMELADFYILEKQLVHKLFKVLVPRYQDYTTSFTRLLAIEREYPGWYHRKSVLELKGNPYPGLEQPNPYEKKLIHNILLDEARKEYRLQKYQELADNITK from the exons ATGAATCAAGCAAGGGTATCACATTTAGTATCAGAATTAAAGTTCAATGTCAGACCAAAAGCAAGAAGGCTTAGAAATATTGATGGACCAGAAGGTAGAATTAAAAAAGTCCAAAAAACATTAACTGCACTTTTGAAATATGAACGACTTGAATTGTATTATAATCGTGGAGAAGAAGTTCGAGGTTACGTTGATCGT ttaATATCTGAGGCAATTCGTCATGGACCAAGTCACAAAGAAACAATGGAATTGGCTGATTTTTATATCTTAGAAAAACAACTTGTTCATAAACTTTTTAAAGTATTAGTACCAAGATATCAAGATTACACAACGTCATTCACAAGATTACTTGCAATTGAAAGAGAATATCCTGGTTGGTATCATCGTAAATCAGTTTTAGAACTTAAAG GTAATCCATATCCAGGATTAGAACAACCAAAtccatatgaaaaaaaactaattcacAATATTTTACTTGATGAAGCTAGAAAAGAATATAGACtacaaaaatatcaagaattagctgataatattacaaaataa
- the LOC122855869 gene encoding 2-oxoisovalerate dehydrogenase subunit alpha, mitochondrial has translation MAYRTTSKLLNLYSSQIRKFSDKIKEPKFMGIQNQFTNSLKFINKDSYESIPIYRVLDNDNNVLNPDAKLDNDTLLKMYKNMMKISIMDKVLYESQRQGRISFYMTNYGEEALQTGSAAALNIDDVIYAQYREAGVLMWRGYEYSEFLNQCYGNFDDLAKGKQMPIHYGSKKLNFVTISSPLTTQMPQAVGAAYALKRAKKDACTVCYFGEGAASEGDFHAAFNFAATLDCPIIFICRNNGYAISTPSTEQLRGDGIAARGPAYGINTVRVDGNDILAMHHATKNARKYCISHGKPVLIEAMSYRVGHHSTSDDSTAYRSKDEIDLWLKQSPIIKLRRYIESLDIWNDNDELEYEKITKKNFMKDFSNAENKLKPNWKELFTDVYHNMPNHIKKQMDSMDNHLKEYKEHYPLNEFKST, from the exons atggcATATAGAACGACTTcgaaattgttaaatttatattcatcacAA aTTAGAAAGTTCAGTGACAAAATTAAAGAGCCAAAATTTATGGGTATACAAAATCAATTTACAAattctttgaaatttataaataaagatagTTATGAGTCTATTCCAATTTACCGAGTGTtggataatgataataatgtctTAAATCCTGATGCTAaa CTTGACAATGATACtctattaaaaatgtataaaaacatgatgaaaatttcaataatggaTAAAGTATTGTATGAATCACAAAGACAGGGTAGAATATCATTTTACATGACAAATTATGGTGAAGAAGCATTGCAAACTGGTTCTGCTGCTGctttaaatattgatgatgttatTTATGCACAATACAGAGAAGCTGGTGTATTAATGTGGCGAGGCTATGAATAttctgaatttttaaatcaatgttATGGTAACTTTGATGACTTGGCAAAAGGCAAACAAATGCCAATTCATTATGGctcaaaaaaacttaattttgTTACAATATCATCACCATTAACAACACAAATGCCTcaag CTGTTGGTGCAGCATATGCATTAAAACGAGCTAAAAAAGATGCATGTACTGTTTGTTATTTTGGTGAGGGTGCAGCAAGTGAAGGTGATTTTCATGCTGCTTTTAATTTTGCAGCAACTCTAGATtgtccaattatttttatatg tAGAAATAATGGATATGCTATATCAACACCATCAACTGAACAACTACGTGGTGATGGAATTGCAGCAAGAGGACCAGCATATGGTATAAATACTGTTCGTGTTGATGGCAATGACATTCTTGCAATGCATCATGCAACAAAAAATGCTCGTAAATATTGTATAAGTCATGGTAAACCAGTTTTAATTGAAGCAATGAGCTAtag AGTTGGACATCACAGCACATCTGATGATAGTACAGCTTATAGATCAAAAGATGAAATTGATTTATGGTTAAAACAATCACCAATTATTAAGCTACGTAGATATATTGAAAGTCTTGATATTTggaatgataatgatgaacttgaatatgaaaaaataactaaaaaaaattttatgaaagaTTTTTCTAatgctgaaaataaattaaaaccaaaTTGGAAAGAATTATTTACTGATGTTTATCATAATATGCCAAATCATATCaa aaAACAAATGGATTCTATGGATAATCATTTGAAGGAATACAAAGAACACTATCCACtcaatgaatttaaatcaacttaa
- the LOC122855264 gene encoding transport and Golgi organization protein 1: protein MGLLTKIVPYLLFIIFIILCNIILPSTSAISDKRLCYDPHCEVIVSVARTVTPYYSNDPDILSFDANVHVDVFSKSAGIRKDLWGVKINGKRGYAPIKLLHEKKVIQRELQHEVDTELSTNNEINSNNDNENSKVFPSYEVIHGTTVYDAVEDETKKNINYATQVPNDTATQETPVLTVHPNQLSTSEATAFQSSSSVENIDLENNIVTTPTSVLEDVEQSTIKENSIDNLIDNKQPVEKLDNVEQVETEELNVVIEKNNTDVGVDDIQNEDINKDENIMVEMEKKNPDDELLDNSKNVEEINNDIVDKKIEESVIEISETSEDMVANAFQKVSALFDSFTTTETPQIEPQVEINEPIDDNKLLENIIEVINVTTEIPVQEIINDDTQNNVVTEINKTEEFENNNESVDVASELIDNNNNDNIIQVAEDIVNDNSTSHGQPDIYKTDDLTGPSQNVIESKLNINEFPGNRNLLNVGDLNQNEDVSTENIETTTETYISTPIEEVQQTVQPTQESEINNDKIVEIESPVVDIEIPVTEMPTVEVPVTELPITEVPVTEEPITEVPITEVPITETPITQVPVIEVPVTEVPTTEVPVLEEIVTEIPYQDIDTIVNETSSINDETENIIYPVEEEIKIKQPERLPQHFYGKHVHPEQPAEKSQIKSEFTVVDDDIETIDPIKFTKNYWETFSYIGLTAFTTLIFSLGYYYIENTRRDGQLIAKINKLEQKLIVATKECSDMDEILKKTTIKLDAFESKSFDSNEIVASLKADLESANQSKIELEDQVAALEKDLEVATDSGLELERMLREFLESKNTENPITKSVEDLQTRLNAQQAANESLTNSLQLKIQENESLVNDLALATQKCEQLEVETTRLNEELKNIKQTKKSVEEKLSLKVSKLEEQIKILNNENTNNRIQLNLKQIELDDVIEQSKASKTDLKKLFDLSKIKAEAIQVAEERDELKIKLSEIEGAHQSLEEHMKIIKEEVVSLGEQCKLAEKEKKDAETKLEVLSKFFKEKEAERQKEEALWLNKQGEVSSTIDRLHTLQNEVQIYKQQIETLKHEIIDQEKEYKLQITNLEAKSHEQWVIARQNERRLEESKAESAQLRNRLTMMERNINDTDSDIKVHRMETNGDTTYMGADTSSSPIMFSGPGNIPPPPFPSYFMGPPLPPFMPPLPGMPLFDVGQRPPPLGGRLSSPPPMPHPSSGRYDNHGTPPPPLSPSSNDFMPLPPPSSSSFHKNIHHSFGNDRNQPPHLPGPPWGDDLLPPLPHPPRNNSGFHPFHRDQRNRDHRDSLHSSGESLDKSHRSSNV, encoded by the exons ATGggattattaacaaaaattgtaccatatttattatttataatttttataatattgtgtaatattattttaccaagTACATCAGCTATATCTGACAAAAGATTGTGTTATGATCCCCATTGTGaag ttattgtGTCAGTGGCAAGGACAGTGACACCATACTATTCAAATGATCCTGATATACTGTCATTTGATGCCAATGTTCATGTAGATGTCTTTAGTAAAAGTGCTGGAATAAGAAAAGACTTATGGGGTGTTAAG ATTAATGGAAAAAGAGGATATGCACCAATAAAATTacttcatgaaaaaaaagtaatacaaaGAGAACTCCAACATGAAGTTGACActgaattatcaacaaataatgaaataaatagtaataatgataatgaaaatagtaAAGTTTTTCCATCATACGAAGTTATTCATGGTACAACTGTTTATGATGCTGTTGaagatgaaacaaaaaaaaatattaattatgcaACACAAGTACCAAATGATACAGCAACACAAGAAACACCAGTACTTACTGTTCATCCAAATCAATTGAGTACTAGTGAGGCAACAGCATTTCAAAGTAGCTCATCAgtagaaaatattgatttggaaaataatatagtAACAACACCAACAAGTGTTTTAGAAGATGTTGAACAATCAACaatcaaagaaaattcaatagataatttgattgataataaacaaccagttgaaaaattagataatgtTGAACAAGTTGAAACAGAAGAATTAAATGttgtgattgaaaaaaataatactgatgTTGGTGTTGATGATATTCAAAATGAAGATATTAATAAAGACGAAAATATTATGgttgaaatggaaaaaaaaaatcctgatgatgaattattagaTAATAGCAAAAATgtagaagaaataaataatgatatagttgataaaaaaattgaagaatctGTGATAGAAATATCTGAGACATCTGAGGATATGGTTGCAAATGCATTCCAAAAAGTCTCAGCTCTTTTTGATAGTTTTACAACAACCGAAACACCTCAAATTGAACCTCAAGTTGAAATTAATGAACCAATTGATGACAATAAATTACTTGAGAATATTATTGAAGTTATAAATGTAACAACAGAAATACCTGTTCAAGAAATCATCAATGATGATACTCAAAATAATGTTGttactgaaataaataaaactgaagaatttgaaaataataatgaatcagTTGATGTAGCTAgtgaattaattgataataataataatgataatataatacaagTAGCTGAAGatattgttaatgataattcaacaAGTCATGGGCAGCCTGACATCTATAAAACAGATGATTTAACAGGCCCTAGCCAAAATGTTATTGAAAGTAAATTAAACATCAATGAATTTCCAggaaatagaaatttattgaatgttggagatttaaatcaaaatgaag atgTATCAacagaaaatattgaaacaacAACTGAAACATATATTTCTACTCCAATTGAAGAAGTTCAACAAACTGTACAACCTACTCAAGAgtctgaaataaataatgacaaaattgTAGAGATTGAATCACCAGTTGTTGATATTGAAATACCAGTTACAGAGATGCCTACTGTAGAAGTACCAGTTACAGAATTACCTATTACAGAAGTACCTGTCACAGAAGAACCTATTACAGAAGTACCTATTACAGAAGTACCTATCACAGAAACACCGATTACACAAGTGCCTGTTATAGAAGTACCTGTCACAGAAGTACCTACTACAGAAGTGCCTGTTTTAGAAGAAATTGTAACTGAAATTCCATATCAAGATATTGATACAATTGTTAATGAAACATCttcaataaatgatgaaactgagaatataatttatccggttgaagaagaaattaaaattaaacaaccaGAACGTTTGCCTCAACATTTTTACGGTAAACATGTTCATCCAGAACAACCAGCTGAAAAGtcacaaataaaaagtgaatttacagttgttgatgatgacattgaaacaattgatccaataaaatttacaaaaaactaTTGGGAAACATTTTCATACATTGGTCTCACAGCTTTtacaacattaatattttcacttGGTTATTATTACATTGAAAATACACGTCGTGATGGACAACTtattgctaaaataaataagttggAACAAAAACTTATTGTTGCTACCAAAGAATGCAGTGACATGgatgaaattttaaagaaaacaacaatcaag cttGATGCTTTTGAAAGCAAATCATTTGattcaaatgaaattgttGCATCGTTAAAAGCTGATTTGGAATCTGCAAAT cAATCAAAAATTGAACTGGAAGATCAAGTAGCAGCTTTGGAAAAAGATCTTGAAGTTGCAACTGATTCTGGATTAGAGCTTGAACGAATGTTGCGTGAATTTTTAGAATCTAAAAATACTGAAAATCCAATTACAAAATCAGTTGAAGATTTACAAACACGTCTGAATGCTCAACAGGCAGCTAATGAGTCTCTCACTAATTCATTACAACTTAAAATTCAAGag aacgAGTCATTGGTCAATGATCTTGCATTAGCAACTCAAAAATGTGAACAGCTTGAGGTTGAAACAACACGATTaaatgaagaattaaaaaatataaaacaaacaaaaaaaagtgttgaagaaaaattatctctTAAAGTTTCAAAATTAgaagaacaaataaaaattttaaataatgaaaatacaaataatagaATACAACTAAATCTAAAACAAATAGAATTAGATGATGTTATTGAACAATCAAAAGCAAGTAAAACtgacttgaaaaaattgtttgatttatcaaaaatcaaaGCTGAAGCTATTCAAGTAGCTGAAGAACGAGATGAGCTCAAGATAAAATTGAGTGAAATTGAGGGAGCTCATCAATCACTCGAAgaacacatgaaaattataaaagaagaaGTTGTATCACTTGGTGAACAATGTAAATTagctgaaaaagaaaaaaaagatgctGAAACAAAGCTAGaagttttatcaaaattctttaaagaaaaagaagctGAAAGACAAAAAGAAGAAGCATTGTGGCTCAATAAACAGGGAGAAGTTTCAAGTACAATTGATAGATTACATACACTCCAAAATGAAgttcaaatttataaacaacaaattgaaACACTTAAGCATGAAATTattgatcaagaaaaagaatataaactTCAAATAACAAATCTTGAAGCAAAATCACATGAGCAATGGGTTATTGCTCGTCAAAATGAGCGTCGATTGGAAGAATCAAAAGCTGAATCAGCTCAATTACGTAATCGTTTAACAATGATGGaaagaaatattaatgatacTGATTCTGACATTAAAGTACATC GCATGGAAACAAATGGAGATACAACATATATGGGGGCTGATACATCAAGTTCCCCAATAATGTTTTCGGGTCCAGGAAATATACCACCACCTccttttccttcatattttaTGGGTCCACCATTACCACCATTTATGCCACCACTTCCTGGTATGCCACTATTTGATGTTGGTCAACGACCACCACCACTTGGTGGACGTTTATCATCACCACCTCCAATGCCACATCCTTCATCAGGAAGATATGATAATCATGGTACTCCACCACCTCCattatcaccatcatcaaatgattttatgcctttaccaccaccatcatcatcatcatttcataaaaatatacatcattCATTTGGTAATGATAGAAATCAACCTCCACATTTACCTGGTCCACCATGGGGTGATGATTTATTACCACCACTTCCTCATCCACCTCGCAACAACAGTGGTTTCCATCCTTTCCATCGGGATCAACGTAATCGTGATCATAGAG ATTCCCTACACTCATCTGGTGAGTCCCTTGATAAATCCCATCGCAGTTCAAATGTTTAG